In a single window of the Coprothermobacter proteolyticus DSM 5265 genome:
- a CDS encoding biotin--[acetyl-CoA-carboxylase] ligase translates to MSIILRPSLEPYEAPRITMTCAVAAAKAIRKVAGIDCRIKWPNDLLVEGKKVAGILTEMSADMDSINFVVTGIGINVNNTDFPAEIKETATSLKLASGKNVDRLKILTEFLSQFEGFYRDLENGDFEKILGEWRELSCNLGKRVRIIGRNSELEGIALDVDSDGALLVKTDGGTVERVLSGDVSLRE, encoded by the coding sequence CTGGAACCCTACGAAGCGCCCCGGATTACCATGACCTGTGCGGTAGCGGCTGCAAAAGCGATAAGGAAAGTCGCCGGAATAGATTGCCGGATAAAATGGCCGAACGACCTTCTGGTGGAGGGCAAAAAAGTGGCTGGGATTTTGACGGAAATGAGCGCCGACATGGACAGTATCAATTTTGTGGTAACTGGAATAGGTATCAATGTGAATAACACGGATTTTCCGGCGGAAATTAAAGAAACGGCTACGTCCTTGAAACTTGCGTCCGGAAAGAATGTGGACCGATTGAAAATTTTAACCGAATTTCTTTCGCAATTTGAGGGATTCTACAGAGACCTTGAGAACGGTGATTTTGAAAAGATACTGGGGGAATGGAGGGAACTTTCCTGCAATCTGGGAAAGCGCGTCAGGATAATTGGCAGGAATTCCGAATTAGAAGGGATAGCCCTAGATGTGGATAGCGATGGCGCATTATTGGTTAAAACCGATGGGGGCACTGTAGAAAGGGTTTTAAGCGGCGATGTGTCGCTCAGGGAATAA